In Mycoplasmopsis fermentans PG18, one genomic interval encodes:
- a CDS encoding transcriptional regulator produces MNSNIKNIVFLENSAMYLQNINDTLYYKIEANFKHDYNTSKVNKDIKAHRLVEWKLNLGKEKVKTIFGNYVTTYNKERIICDLVESIDDYDLETRP; encoded by the coding sequence ATGAACTCAAATATAAAGAACATTGTTTTTTTAGAAAATAGTGCAATGTATTTGCAAAACATAAATGATACTTTATATTACAAAATCGAGGCAAATTTTAAGCATGACTATAATACTTCAAAAGTAAATAAAGATATTAAGGCTCATCGCTTAGTTGAATGAAAACTTAATTTAGGAAAAGAAAAAGTTAAAACCATTTTTGGAAATTATGTAACAACATATAATAAAGAAAGAATTATTTGCGATTTAGTTGAAAGTATTGATGATTACGATCTTGAAACAAGACCGTAA
- a CDS encoding phosphopentomutase, whose product MAKFKRVFMIVTDGLGIGPDKDQRAFGDKGANTILSASKSSMFFIDTWKKLGIGNITTLEGNYRYKDQKAYMTRIQEVSNAKDTLAGHWEMMGIKTMVPFPTFTENGFPQDLLDELSKAFDGRKIICNKSGSGTEMIDEYAEQQKKDGSIIVYTSMDSVLQIAAHEEWIGLDNLYRYGKAARQICSSKPEWNVGRIIVRPFIGEKGKYTRTFNRHDYANQPRPMILNELQKAGVNVIGIGKIFDIFVGQGISESLHSDGDAHGMDLTIKCAEERPENTFVFTNLVQFDSHYGHRRDVDGYASNIALLDSKLGKLINAMKEDDLLIITSDHGNDPLYPGFNHTRELLPLTIFSKRFKKPKVLEDVLGLGTSGNIVARNWGVKTIEETGDDIFDQLV is encoded by the coding sequence ATGGCAAAATTTAAACGTGTTTTTATGATTGTTACAGATGGTCTAGGAATTGGACCAGATAAAGATCAAAGAGCTTTTGGTGACAAAGGCGCTAACACAATTCTTTCAGCTTCAAAAAGCTCAATGTTCTTTATTGACACATGAAAAAAATTAGGAATTGGAAATATCACAACTTTAGAAGGTAATTATCGTTACAAAGATCAAAAAGCTTACATGACAAGAATTCAAGAAGTTTCAAATGCAAAAGATACTCTTGCAGGTCACTGAGAAATGATGGGAATTAAAACAATGGTTCCATTCCCTACATTTACTGAAAATGGTTTCCCTCAAGATTTATTAGATGAATTATCTAAAGCTTTTGATGGTCGTAAAATTATTTGCAACAAATCAGGTTCAGGTACTGAAATGATTGATGAATATGCAGAACAACAAAAGAAAGATGGTTCAATTATTGTTTATACATCAATGGACTCAGTATTACAAATTGCAGCTCATGAAGAATGAATAGGTTTAGACAACTTATATCGTTATGGCAAAGCAGCAAGACAAATTTGTTCAAGCAAACCAGAATGAAATGTTGGACGTATTATTGTTAGACCATTTATTGGTGAAAAAGGAAAATACACAAGAACATTCAACCGACATGACTATGCAAACCAACCTCGTCCAATGATTCTAAATGAATTACAAAAAGCTGGTGTTAATGTTATTGGTATTGGTAAAATCTTTGACATTTTCGTAGGTCAAGGTATTAGTGAATCGCTTCACTCAGATGGTGATGCTCATGGTATGGACCTTACAATTAAATGTGCAGAAGAAAGACCAGAAAACACATTTGTATTCACAAACTTAGTTCAATTTGACTCGCACTATGGACACCGTAGAGATGTTGATGGTTATGCTTCAAACATTGCATTACTTGACTCAAAATTAGGTAAATTAATTAATGCTATGAAAGAAGACGACTTATTAATTATAACAAGTGACCACGGTAATGATCCTCTTTATCCAGGATTCAACCACACTCGTGAATTACTTCCTTTAACAATCTTTTCAAAAAGATTCAAAAAACCTAAAGTTCTTGAAGATGTTCTTGGTTTAGGAACAAGTGGAAATATTGTTGCCCGTAACTGAGGTGTTAAAACTATTGAAGAAACAGGTGACGATATCTTCGATCAATTAGTTTAA
- a CDS encoding cation-translocating P-type ATPase, with product MNKKDYSNYQGLTSKEVEANLAKYGENALIKKKKLNPIVAFFRQFVDPMVILLIIAAAISLTLAIVEHFQGGKSTTDLIISYVEPGIIMLVIILNSMLGAYQEVKSDQAVRALEKVNQVNATVIRDGKVQIIPANLLVPGDLVVLAAGDTINADGRLIEASNLEVVEASLTGESLPVSKVANLNATDDKILANNKHLVYSGTYVINGRATFVVEHTASETEIGKINSMIQKQNKNATPLQIKLNKLSKWFGYGGIILLFVSFILQIILNNVHSGNWTNSQVYTNALVTGISLAVAAIPEGLITFTTVLLSIGVSQMSKQKGLVKNLLAVETLGSASIICSDKTGTLTENKMTVVDAYRFRTLWSANKKEELFRPLAKYLALCNDAFITLEANNEWKEVGDPTETGLLRYSYSYGYKKEELLKEYPILASLPFDSNRKMHSVVFKEKDRMLLVTKGAPDVLLKRCNNLTIDDIKEINHQWADKSYRVLAVAKKVVKHSKIDFKDENDLEFVGLVAMIDPPRAEVANSIREAQGAGIKVVMITGDQVTTARAIAQNLGIYQESDTCLEGKDLAKMSEEELRAKVEHISVYARVNPEDKLRIVQAWQSHQKVVAMTGDGVNDAPALKTSDIGCAMGITGTEVSKQAADLILVDDNFNTIVNSVRNGRLIFDKIKTVILNLLISSLTEILVMLIGMVAFFLAYKDYYPDGFYIFGASQLLWINLLTHGLPAIALGFVDSGKDVMKRKPFSKSESIFARGMGIKLLWQSALVSLLSLISYALGAEWAIKNDPANLVKIASTTAFITMCVAASLNSINLMSDKSIFISNIKKYWPVVLAASFSTFSTLFVALVPQVAKVFRMYECIYASNGILIWMSLPLALGLTIANEIKKIIIFIKANKLIKSI from the coding sequence ATGAACAAAAAAGACTATTCCAATTATCAAGGCTTGACTTCAAAAGAAGTTGAAGCAAACCTTGCAAAGTATGGTGAAAACGCTTTAATTAAAAAGAAAAAACTAAATCCAATAGTTGCTTTCTTTAGACAATTTGTTGATCCAATGGTTATTCTTTTAATCATAGCGGCAGCAATTAGTTTAACTTTGGCAATTGTTGAACATTTTCAAGGCGGAAAAAGCACAACCGATTTAATTATCTCTTATGTTGAACCTGGAATTATTATGCTAGTTATTATTTTAAATAGTATGTTAGGAGCTTATCAAGAGGTCAAAAGTGATCAAGCGGTGCGAGCCCTTGAAAAAGTTAATCAGGTCAATGCTACAGTAATTAGGGATGGCAAAGTCCAAATTATTCCCGCTAATTTATTAGTGCCTGGTGACTTAGTTGTTTTAGCTGCAGGAGATACAATTAATGCTGATGGTCGCTTAATTGAAGCTTCAAACTTAGAAGTTGTAGAAGCTTCATTAACTGGTGAAAGTTTACCAGTAAGTAAAGTCGCAAATTTAAATGCAACTGATGACAAAATCTTAGCTAACAACAAACACTTAGTTTACTCAGGCACTTATGTAATTAATGGACGGGCAACTTTTGTAGTTGAACATACAGCTAGTGAAACTGAAATTGGCAAAATTAATTCAATGATTCAAAAACAAAATAAAAATGCAACACCACTACAAATCAAACTTAATAAATTAAGCAAATGATTTGGTTATGGTGGAATTATCCTTTTATTCGTAAGCTTTATTTTACAAATTATTTTAAATAATGTTCACTCAGGAAATTGAACAAATTCACAAGTTTATACTAATGCTTTAGTCACTGGAATCTCACTTGCAGTTGCTGCTATTCCAGAAGGCCTTATTACTTTTACCACTGTTCTATTATCAATTGGTGTTAGTCAGATGTCCAAACAAAAAGGGTTGGTTAAAAACCTTTTAGCAGTTGAAACCCTAGGTTCTGCTTCAATTATTTGTAGTGATAAAACAGGAACACTAACAGAAAATAAAATGACAGTAGTTGATGCTTATCGTTTTAGAACTCTTTGAAGTGCAAACAAGAAAGAAGAATTATTTAGGCCGCTTGCTAAATATTTAGCTTTATGTAACGATGCTTTTATTACTTTAGAAGCTAATAATGAATGAAAAGAAGTAGGTGATCCCACTGAAACAGGCCTTTTAAGATACTCTTATTCTTATGGTTATAAAAAAGAAGAATTACTTAAAGAATATCCAATTTTAGCATCTTTGCCTTTCGATTCAAATCGTAAAATGCACTCTGTAGTATTCAAAGAAAAAGATAGAATGCTTTTAGTTACTAAAGGTGCTCCTGATGTTTTATTAAAAAGATGTAATAATTTAACTATTGATGATATTAAAGAAATTAATCACCAATGAGCTGACAAATCTTATCGTGTTTTAGCAGTTGCTAAAAAAGTCGTAAAGCACAGTAAAATAGACTTTAAGGACGAAAATGATCTAGAATTTGTTGGCCTTGTTGCTATGATTGATCCACCTCGGGCAGAGGTTGCAAATTCAATTAGAGAAGCTCAAGGTGCTGGTATTAAAGTTGTTATGATCACAGGTGATCAAGTAACTACAGCAAGAGCTATAGCTCAAAATTTAGGCATTTATCAAGAAAGCGATACTTGTCTTGAAGGCAAAGATTTAGCCAAAATGAGTGAAGAAGAATTAAGAGCTAAAGTTGAACATATTTCAGTTTATGCTCGTGTTAATCCTGAAGACAAATTAAGAATTGTTCAAGCATGACAATCACACCAAAAAGTAGTTGCTATGACTGGTGATGGTGTTAATGATGCTCCCGCTCTTAAAACTAGTGACATTGGTTGTGCTATGGGAATTACAGGAACTGAAGTTTCAAAACAAGCAGCTGATTTAATCTTAGTTGACGATAACTTCAATACTATTGTTAATTCAGTAAGAAATGGTCGTTTAATTTTTGACAAAATCAAAACAGTGATACTTAACTTATTAATTAGCTCACTAACAGAAATTTTAGTAATGCTTATTGGTATGGTCGCTTTCTTCTTAGCATATAAAGATTATTATCCAGATGGATTTTACATTTTTGGAGCTAGCCAATTATTATGAATTAATTTATTAACTCATGGACTTCCAGCTATTGCACTTGGTTTTGTTGATAGTGGAAAAGATGTTATGAAACGTAAACCATTTTCAAAAAGCGAAAGTATTTTTGCTCGAGGAATGGGAATTAAATTACTTTGACAAAGTGCTTTAGTAAGTTTATTATCACTTATTTCTTATGCACTTGGAGCTGAGTGAGCTATTAAAAATGATCCAGCTAATTTAGTTAAAATCGCTTCAACAACAGCATTTATTACAATGTGTGTTGCAGCTTCATTAAATAGTATTAATTTAATGAGTGATAAAAGTATTTTTATTAGCAATATTAAAAAATACTGACCAGTTGTTTTAGCTGCTAGCTTCTCAACTTTCTCAACTTTATTTGTTGCATTAGTGCCTCAAGTAGCTAAAGTATTTAGAATGTATGAATGCATTTATGCAAGCAATGGTATCTTAATTTGAATGTCATTACCTTTAGCTTTAGGTTTAACTATTGCAAATGAAATTAAGAAAATAATTATTTTCATTAAAGCAAACAAGCTAATAAAATCAATTTAG
- a CDS encoding nitroreductase family protein, whose translation MSFIENNLKRGSTRDYQIGYEISEEDKEKLIKTIQNAPTSNNYFASSVIVIEDQNTKDKLAEILQQKQVRECSMFFIFLADNNRIDYVLKTKNKNIENKTLNSLLLSVGDAFIQATMLQDAATELDLGTCFIGGVRGHISEINRLLKIKNSAFPAVALTVGKAAKKADLKPKINRIYYEQYSYAQVVDEIVPYNEKLTNYWKNKNIEGDYVNASANYLSKRVSGRDKTIINIAKIKKM comes from the coding sequence ATGTCTTTTATTGAAAATAATTTAAAAAGAGGATCAACAAGAGATTATCAAATTGGCTATGAAATTAGTGAAGAAGATAAAGAAAAATTGATCAAAACTATTCAAAATGCACCAACAAGTAACAACTATTTTGCTTCTTCAGTTATTGTAATTGAAGACCAAAATACTAAGGACAAATTAGCTGAAATTTTACAACAAAAACAAGTTAGAGAATGCTCAATGTTTTTTATCTTTTTAGCTGACAATAATCGTATTGATTATGTCTTAAAAACTAAAAATAAAAATATTGAAAATAAAACTCTCAACTCATTATTACTTTCAGTTGGAGATGCTTTTATTCAAGCAACAATGCTTCAAGATGCTGCTACTGAATTGGATTTAGGAACATGCTTTATTGGAGGAGTTAGAGGACACATTAGTGAAATCAATAGATTACTTAAAATCAAAAACTCAGCTTTTCCAGCAGTTGCTTTAACAGTTGGTAAAGCAGCTAAAAAAGCAGATCTTAAACCAAAAATTAATAGAATTTACTATGAACAATATTCATATGCACAAGTTGTTGATGAAATTGTTCCATATAATGAAAAATTAACAAACTATTGAAAAAATAAAAATATTGAAGGCGATTATGTCAATGCCAGTGCTAATTACTTAAGTAAAAGAGTTAGCGGCCGTGACAAAACTATTATTAATATTGCAAAAATTAAAAAAATGTAA
- a CDS encoding DAK2 domain-containing protein, with amino-acid sequence MTKILDGKLFCQLFISGANNIINSKNKIDALNVFPVPDGDTGTNMSSTAQAAADALALNNSNHLGEVTNTISRNMLLGARGNSGVILSQIFKGFAIAFKEVESVDIKGLLEGFKQATKKAYSSVLKPVEGTILTVIRETTEALEKEVNNKTSLEEFFKLAKNAARKACDNTPNKLKILREVGVTDSGGEGLYTIISGMEAALNAEAIKISESEENIDTFISSKEVYDGEFGYCTEFIIELNDEKDFDKANFEKSLLKKANSLVVVQDEKIVKVHGHTLKPGDMLNFGQKYGEFIKIKSENMTRQASESRNKNVIINQNDEQSNKKCAIISCNLGSGIIARMKEFGVDAIIESGQTQNPSAQDIIDAINSVNSKNVFILPNNSNIFLAAEQAAQAITNKKVFIIQTRSQIQGLTALMNFNSESSPKENRETMSESIKLVTTAEVTQAIRSTKIDNVKIKEGQFIGITDGKILVSENNYIDAAKKLIKKSINSDHELVTVYYGNDASEVDANEIKNFLESHYDVEVEVVNGAQPNYHFIIGFE; translated from the coding sequence ATGACTAAGATTTTAGACGGTAAGCTTTTTTGTCAACTTTTTATTTCCGGAGCTAATAACATTATTAACTCTAAAAATAAGATCGACGCTTTAAATGTTTTTCCTGTTCCAGATGGCGACACAGGAACTAACATGTCATCAACAGCTCAAGCTGCTGCTGATGCTTTGGCTTTAAATAACTCAAATCACTTAGGTGAAGTAACTAACACTATTTCAAGAAATATGCTTTTAGGAGCTCGCGGAAACTCAGGTGTTATTTTAAGCCAAATTTTTAAAGGTTTTGCAATTGCGTTTAAAGAAGTTGAAAGCGTTGACATTAAAGGACTTTTAGAAGGATTTAAGCAAGCGACTAAAAAAGCTTATTCATCAGTTTTAAAACCTGTTGAAGGTACCATTTTAACAGTTATTAGAGAAACAACAGAAGCATTAGAAAAAGAAGTAAATAATAAAACTTCACTAGAAGAATTTTTCAAATTAGCTAAAAATGCAGCTCGTAAAGCATGTGACAATACTCCTAACAAATTAAAGATCTTACGTGAAGTTGGCGTAACTGACTCAGGTGGTGAAGGATTATATACAATTATTAGTGGTATGGAAGCAGCATTAAATGCTGAAGCCATTAAAATTAGTGAATCAGAAGAAAACATTGATACTTTTATCAGCTCAAAAGAAGTTTATGATGGCGAATTTGGTTATTGTACTGAATTCATTATTGAATTAAATGACGAAAAAGACTTTGATAAAGCTAATTTTGAAAAATCATTACTTAAAAAAGCTAATTCTTTAGTTGTAGTTCAAGATGAAAAAATTGTTAAAGTTCATGGTCATACATTAAAACCTGGTGATATGTTAAACTTTGGTCAAAAATATGGTGAATTTATTAAAATAAAGTCAGAAAATATGACTCGTCAAGCAAGTGAAAGTCGTAATAAAAACGTTATTATTAACCAAAATGATGAACAATCAAACAAAAAATGTGCCATTATTTCATGTAACTTAGGCAGTGGAATTATTGCAAGAATGAAAGAATTTGGAGTTGACGCTATTATTGAAAGTGGTCAGACACAAAACCCTTCAGCTCAAGATATTATTGATGCAATTAACTCAGTAAATAGCAAAAACGTTTTCATTTTACCTAATAACTCAAACATTTTCCTAGCAGCTGAACAAGCAGCTCAAGCTATTACAAATAAAAAGGTATTTATTATTCAAACTAGAAGTCAAATTCAAGGATTAACAGCTTTAATGAACTTTAATTCTGAATCAAGTCCTAAAGAAAACCGTGAAACAATGTCTGAATCTATTAAGCTTGTAACCACAGCTGAAGTAACCCAAGCAATTAGAAGCACAAAAATTGACAATGTTAAAATCAAAGAAGGTCAATTCATTGGCATTACTGATGGCAAGATTTTAGTTAGTGAAAATAACTACATTGATGCAGCTAAAAAATTGATTAAAAAATCAATTAACAGTGATCATGAACTTGTTACAGTTTACTATGGAAATGATGCAAGTGAAGTTGATGCTAACGAAATTAAAAACTTTTTAGAAAGCCATTATGATGTTGAAGTTGAAGTAGTGAATGGTGCTCAACCTAACTACCACTTCATTATTGGTTTTGAATAA
- the recO gene encoding DNA repair protein RecO has protein sequence MAEKILQVVVLDIQNANTSDNDAIVQVYSKNGIFSLLAKGVNKSESKNRVNLQIGSLVEIEYFQARLNNKVSLLKKATLISDIDYSNRFNLIFIQKAVNLLKHFPKPYYTLFETYVNCLNYLGLGKNSMLYTYLLAHTLNYFGLDVNVNKCCECNSPSNLCDFKFYKGGFLCGNHMSEQRWTKELKSIYYMYNDLKIFLQICISKVNQTIFYELNKYLEENGIYLN, from the coding sequence ATGGCTGAAAAAATTTTACAAGTTGTTGTTTTAGACATTCAAAATGCTAATACAAGTGATAATGATGCTATTGTTCAAGTTTATTCAAAAAATGGAATTTTCTCACTTTTAGCAAAAGGTGTAAATAAAAGTGAGTCAAAAAATCGAGTTAACTTACAAATAGGATCCTTAGTTGAAATTGAATATTTTCAAGCTCGATTGAACAACAAAGTGAGCTTGCTTAAAAAAGCCACTTTAATTTCAGACATAGATTATTCAAATCGTTTTAATTTAATTTTTATTCAAAAAGCAGTTAATTTATTAAAGCATTTTCCTAAGCCTTATTACACATTATTTGAAACTTATGTTAACTGTTTAAATTACTTAGGATTAGGCAAAAATTCAATGCTTTATACTTATCTTTTAGCTCATACTTTAAACTATTTTGGACTAGATGTAAATGTAAACAAATGTTGTGAATGCAATAGTCCAAGCAACTTGTGTGATTTTAAATTTTATAAAGGTGGATTTTTGTGCGGTAACCACATGAGTGAGCAACGTTGAACCAAAGAATTAAAATCAATTTATTACATGTATAATGATTTAAAAATTTTCTTGCAAATTTGTATTTCAAAAGTAAATCAAACTATTTTTTATGAGCTAAATAAATACCTTGAAGAAAATGGAATTTATCTAAATTAA
- the whiA gene encoding DNA-binding protein WhiA has translation MNFTKFVKNEIINRKKNEVESLEYLRGLIFGNGLIKNDSIHLNIRDEEFFYLIIELIKKVNLDYQIKNSKTIVLNKKDIDLDVKFLKPSLFFGGVFQTGGSISNLGKTSYHLQLSSNYENFIDIIMSKLNEYYFNFQKLKHQNKYIIYVKQKEKIEDFLKAILALESFYKFTDITIKRDFENSFNRINNIDIYNIKKAVEANVKHIENLNYIFENKLENKFKDEQILLYKTVLNNPEAPLSNIILSLEKEHNLIKSKSTIHHWLTKAKSVVEKYKKGNK, from the coding sequence ATGAACTTTACTAAATTCGTTAAAAATGAAATTATCAATCGCAAAAAAAATGAAGTTGAATCTCTTGAATACTTAAGAGGTTTAATTTTTGGAAATGGCTTAATTAAAAATGATTCCATTCATTTAAACATTCGTGATGAAGAATTTTTTTATTTAATAATTGAATTAATTAAAAAAGTAAACTTAGATTATCAAATTAAAAATTCTAAAACAATAGTTTTAAATAAAAAAGATATTGACTTAGATGTAAAATTTTTAAAGCCTTCTTTATTCTTTGGTGGAGTATTTCAAACAGGTGGAAGTATTAGCAATCTTGGTAAAACTTCATACCACTTGCAATTAAGCTCAAACTATGAAAATTTTATAGATATTATTATGAGCAAATTGAATGAATATTACTTTAATTTTCAAAAATTAAAACACCAAAATAAATACATAATTTATGTCAAACAAAAAGAAAAAATTGAAGATTTTTTGAAAGCAATTTTAGCTTTAGAATCATTTTATAAATTTACCGATATTACGATAAAAAGGGACTTTGAGAATAGTTTTAATCGAATAAATAACATAGATATTTATAATATTAAAAAGGCAGTGGAAGCTAATGTAAAACATATTGAAAACTTAAATTATATTTTTGAAAACAAACTTGAAAATAAATTCAAAGATGAGCAAATATTACTTTATAAAACAGTTCTAAATAATCCAGAAGCGCCTTTATCTAACATCATTTTATCACTTGAAAAAGAGCATAATTTAATTAAAAGCAAAAGCACAATTCATCATTGATTAACAAAAGCGAAAAGTGTAGTTGAAAAATACAAAAAAGGAAATAAATAA
- a CDS encoding transcriptional regulator produces the protein MFLQKITNVLYHRTEANFSTNYNTSKIDKKIKCHRIIDWKLNLGVEKVKIMFGNYAKTYNKERIICDLILDINKYEPKLCQTTIELYKDSKHDLKRLLKYAKIFNIVERIKLLFNL, from the coding sequence ATGTTTTTGCAAAAAATTACCAATGTTTTATATCATAGAACAGAAGCAAATTTTAGTACAAATTACAATACATCAAAAATTGATAAGAAAATTAAATGCCATAGAATTATAGATTGAAAACTAAATTTAGGAGTTGAAAAAGTTAAAATAATGTTTGGCAATTATGCTAAAACATACAATAAAGAAAGAATAATTTGTGACTTAATTTTGGATATCAATAAATATGAACCAAAATTATGTCAAACGACTATAGAACTATATAAAGATTCAAAGCATGATTTGAAAAGACTTCTTAAATATGCAAAGATTTTTAATATAGTTGAAAGAATAAAATTGTTGTTTAATTTATAA
- the holA gene encoding DNA polymerase III subunit delta: MNFIYGSENFFIEQEINKIVKKFPNSAITTFNIENDENVDSLIQFISSGDLFNKKRIIVINDLFYFEKKLSSNDETNVNNLIKSIDNNSSDELIFVNTNISNKEQINKNFFTNFIFNKLQQNNFIEANSIDDNQLTKKVVSLVQQKGGTIDALATSALLKKIPNDLYLINLEIDKLINQNKHITENMINVSVIDIYVEDAFGFSNSFETNDFNLIWKKYKEKLIEGVDVTVLIAQTSQLFILANQIYAYKNIGKTLENLASDFKINQYRVKKVSYLLTRLGTLKIRRMIKSLAKLDQDIKEGKTDPTIGFERFLIKFFING; this comes from the coding sequence ATGAATTTTATTTATGGCTCAGAAAATTTTTTTATTGAACAAGAAATCAATAAAATCGTTAAAAAATTTCCAAATTCTGCTATTACAACATTTAACATTGAAAACGATGAAAATGTTGATAGTTTAATTCAATTTATAAGCAGTGGAGATTTGTTTAATAAAAAAAGAATCATTGTAATTAATGATTTATTTTACTTTGAAAAAAAATTAAGCTCAAATGATGAAACTAATGTTAATAATTTAATTAAAAGTATTGACAATAATTCAAGTGATGAATTAATTTTTGTAAATACAAACATAAGCAATAAAGAGCAAATAAATAAAAACTTTTTTACTAATTTTATTTTCAACAAATTGCAGCAAAATAATTTTATTGAAGCTAATAGTATTGATGATAATCAATTAACTAAAAAAGTTGTTTCATTAGTACAACAAAAAGGCGGTACTATTGATGCTTTAGCAACCAGCGCTTTACTTAAAAAAATACCAAATGATCTTTATTTAATTAACTTAGAAATTGATAAATTAATTAATCAAAATAAACACATAACTGAAAATATGATTAATGTTTCAGTAATTGATATTTATGTAGAAGACGCTTTTGGTTTTAGCAATAGTTTTGAAACAAATGATTTCAATCTTATTTGGAAAAAATATAAAGAAAAATTAATTGAAGGAGTTGATGTTACTGTTTTAATTGCACAAACTTCACAATTATTTATTTTAGCTAACCAAATTTATGCATATAAAAATATAGGTAAAACTTTAGAAAATTTAGCAAGCGATTTTAAAATTAATCAATATAGAGTTAAAAAAGTCAGTTATTTATTAACAAGACTTGGCACTTTAAAAATTAGAAGAATGATTAAATCTCTTGCAAAACTTGACCAAGATATAAAAGAAGGAAAAACTGATCCAACAATTGGATTTGAAAGGTTCTTAATAAAATTCTTTATTAATGGATAA
- the ychF gene encoding redox-regulated ATPase YchF gives MSLKAGIVGLPNVGKSTLFSALTKYQVEASNYAFTTIEPNISSVPLKDPRLYELAKIVKPGRIVPATFDFVDIAGLVKGASKGEGLGNKFLGNIREVDAVVHVVRCFDDKNIMHVANEVNPVNDKDVINMELMLADLETINNIINRIHKKAKSGDKEAILEENLALKIKDLLENNKPARMIKNLSEDEEKLIKNYHLLTSKPMIYVANMSAEEIAEYENAPLYKQLKVSVEDDVKILPICVQLESEISQMDESESKEWLDSYNIKFSGLDLLAREAFDLLKLKTYFTAGEMEVKAWVFHDGMLAPACAGIIHSDFEKKFIKADVISYQDYIDNNGELGARNAGKIRSEGKNYVMQDGDICHFKFGK, from the coding sequence ATGTCATTAAAAGCTGGTATTGTTGGATTACCAAATGTTGGAAAAAGTACACTTTTTAGTGCTTTAACTAAATATCAAGTTGAAGCTTCTAATTATGCTTTTACAACAATTGAACCAAATATTAGTAGTGTCCCGCTTAAAGATCCAAGATTATATGAATTAGCAAAGATAGTTAAACCTGGAAGAATTGTACCTGCAACTTTTGACTTCGTTGATATTGCAGGTTTAGTTAAAGGTGCAAGTAAAGGTGAAGGCTTAGGCAATAAATTTTTAGGTAATATTCGTGAAGTCGATGCTGTTGTGCATGTAGTTAGATGTTTTGATGATAAAAATATAATGCATGTGGCTAATGAAGTTAATCCAGTTAATGATAAAGATGTTATTAATATGGAATTAATGTTAGCTGATTTAGAAACCATTAATAATATTATTAATAGAATTCACAAAAAAGCTAAAAGTGGTGACAAGGAAGCTATTTTAGAAGAAAATTTAGCTTTAAAAATCAAAGATCTTTTAGAAAATAATAAACCAGCAAGAATGATTAAAAATTTAAGTGAAGATGAAGAAAAATTAATTAAAAATTATCATCTTTTAACTTCAAAACCAATGATTTATGTTGCTAATATGTCAGCTGAAGAAATAGCAGAGTATGAAAATGCTCCTTTATATAAACAATTAAAAGTTAGTGTTGAAGACGATGTAAAAATTTTGCCTATTTGTGTTCAACTCGAAAGCGAAATTAGCCAAATGGATGAAAGTGAAAGCAAAGAATGGTTAGATAGCTACAACATTAAATTTAGTGGTTTAGACCTTCTTGCTAGAGAAGCTTTTGATTTGTTAAAACTTAAAACTTATTTTACAGCTGGTGAAATGGAAGTTAAAGCTTGAGTGTTTCATGATGGAATGTTAGCTCCTGCTTGTGCTGGCATAATTCACTCAGATTTTGAAAAGAAATTTATTAAAGCAGATGTAATTAGTTATCAAGATTACATTGATAATAATGGCGAATTAGGCGCTCGTAATGCAGGAAAAATTAGATCAGAAGGTAAAAATTATGTAATGCAAGATGGCGATATTTGTCACTTTAAATTTGGCAAATAA